From Besnoitia besnoiti strain Bb-Ger1 chromosome X, whole genome shotgun sequence, one genomic window encodes:
- a CDS encoding DNA-directed RNA polymerase III RPC1 (encoded by transcript BESB_018250): MAASSEASSPRAAGLDERKANSTASAASGSNSFLDVAMDDSSGASAVASSSSDASSASGSSLAASLSAAHLLQNGPLRQSFLRKAMVEEKSGALMTVDAVQFDVLSGEEISRYSEVEIHNREIYVNMTSTPHPYGVLDLRLGPNKSDSRCQTCGHTLLQCTGHWGFMDLQAPVYHVGYFKYVLQILYCICKSCAALLQPPEQKEKLLLRIRRHHSDPIVKRLLFKKTVEACKKVSKCFECGAPQGVLKRVVKPSLDQFMKIRHVVKVKDGRALTVEDDLDPLFVKNLLERIRPSECEILDIVSPEKLLLSRLLVPPSCIRPSVTIGEQGTTEDDLTCVLSDIAELNNVLHSHAQSGFHMNQFLGIWEFLQLQCTRLINADAPAVSQLLASKNISKPGRGICQRLKGKEGRFRGNLSGKRVDFSGRTVISPDPNANVYEVVVPEWVAKRLTFPERVNRANIEVLRAAVLKGCNDWPGACYVNKIDGSKCSLRYANRRHVAENLQIGDVVERHLCNGDVVLFNRQPSLHRMSIMAHRARVMPWRTFRFNECVCSPYNADFDGDEMNLHLPQTHEARAEALYLMGVVNNLVTPKNGEPLIAATQDFLSSSYMLTHKDVFLTRDQFCLTCSYFTDGLSQIDLPPPTILKPVELWTGKQVIGVLLRPNRNSFVMVNFQLKEREFSAARIPKGEAPFMCPSDAYVIFRHSELLAGCIGKKVLGDAKFGLFFHLIRDNSPAQAAACMGRIAKLSARWFANRGMTIGIDDVSPSPSLLAAKKEILNHGYNQVAQEILMYKKGALQPHPGCTLEQTLEVRVKSILDDLRNEAGKACNRVLHPLNKPLIMFNSGAKGALINIAQMIACVGQQNVSGQRIQNGFVSRTLPHFPLNCKDAKSRGFVANSFYSGLRPDEFFFHTMSGREGLVDTAVKTAETGYMQRRLMKALEDLSIRYDNTVRTSDGQIVQFVYGDDGLNPAMMEDKNQPMSLDKVFQHTSSLLHIKPLHCLPPLPASCSLRSAASSLASSPSSDPLPDRVLPPDTDDLLLVLLQRYEQMDIRLVEASQRQASGNAQPPRAVCEIFARLAAADGDLSARRAEDGGKERSAREDWAKLMKLPRSYRQKLAILLQTSASGAGASAASSRFSQQVRGNLLAHVAVYEWLPVRHQHVPLLPYEILQWSSYLLSRTAELVPLPLCEHQKVALEEAPTHQQGTERVRLFQEELRVWLESKAAQVAEYRRNDREDPGFTEESYERLLRAWRQMGFGIERRQWIVPTEEEGLAKSEVTMKPRDESGDDEGAQSPRRGRNAGSRRLQGRTEVEQEMAESSFAERGRGEPGDDTGSHDDLLPKRKWKFSKHQWVTVRHILEFLRCSWRKYVKAISEAGEAVGAMGAQSIGEPGTQMTLKTFHFAGVASMNVTLGVPRIKEIINAAQKIQTPIIEVPLVNDEDYNYAVMVKNRIEKTLLSECCSYIKEVYAPDGAWLVVKLDQQTIRKLFLDINAHTVKEAILKLPAVNKVRITKNSVEIINEWKVRVMPPGGNQIFFQLQALKIGLLNVVLCGHKDVKRGVIKCEHIDQPDGTKKTVYGLAVEGYGLRDVMGTQGVRALQATSNHVMEVAQILGIEAARAVIINEIRKCMDAYSMDIDCRHMTLLGDVMTFRGEVLGINRFGIQKMRASTLMLASFEETNEHLFEAAVHHRADPVKGVSECIIMGKQVTLGTGSFDLLLSQSGTPMASDYGGVLSGYGFQEEPST, from the exons ATGGCAGCTTCTTCGGAGGCGAGTTCCCCCCGTGCCGCGGGGCTGGATGAGAGGAAGGCCAACTCgaccgcctccgccgcctcaggcTCCAACTCCTTCCTCGATGTCGCCATGGACGACTCCTCCGGCGCTTCCGCGGTAGCTTCCTCCTCATCGGACGCGTCTTCGGCGAGCGgctcctcgctggcggcttCCCTTTCAGCCGCGCATCTGCTTCAGAACGGCCCCTTGAGGCAGAGCTTTCTGCGCAAGGCCATGGTGGAGGAGAAGAGTGGCGCGCTCATGACCGTCGACGCAGTCCAGTTCGACGTGCTCTCCGGCGAAGAGATCAGCAGATACAGCGAAGTCGAGATCCACAATAGAGAAATCTACGTCAACATGACCAGCACGCCGCACCCCTACGGGGTGTTGGATCTCCGTCTTG gtCCGAACAAGAGCGACAGTCGCTGCCAGACGTGCGGTCACACGCTGCTTCAGTGCACCGGTCACTGGGGCTTCATGGATTTGCAGGCGCCGGTCTACCACGTGGGGTATTTTAAGTACGTGCTGCAGATTCTGTATTGCATCTGCaagagctgcgcggcgcttctgcagccgccCGAGCAGAAGGAGAAGTTGCTGCTGCGCATCCGGCGCCACCATTCGGACCCTATCGTCAAGCGACTGCTGTTCAAGAAGACCGTAGAGGCCTGCAAAAAAGTCTCCAAGTGCTTCgagtgcggcgcgccgcagggcgtcCTGAAGCGCGTGGTCAAGCCGAGTTTGGACCAGTTCATGAAGATTCGGCACGTGGTGAAGGTGAAGGACGGCCGGGCGCTGACCGTCGAAGACGACCTCGATCCGCTGTTTGTGAAGAACCTGCTCGAGCGGATTCGCCCCAGCGAGTGCGAAATCCTGGACATTGTCTCTCCGGAGAAGCTTCTGCTCTCGCGGCTCCTCGTCCCGCCGAGCTGCATTCGGCCGTCTGTGACGATTGGCGAGCAGGGGACGACGGAGGACGACCTCACGTGCGTCCTCTCAGACATCGCGGAGCTGAACAACGTGCTGCACAGCCACGCGCAGTCTGGCTTCCACATGAATCAGTTTCTGGGCATCTGGGAGTTTCTCCAGCTCCAGTGCACGCGGCTGATcaacgcggacgcgccggcggtgtcgcagctgctcgcctcgAAGAACATCAGCAAACCGGGTCGCGGCATTTGCCAGCGGCTCAAGGGCAAGGAGGGACGCTTCCGTGGCAACTTGTCAGGGAAGCGCGTGGACTTCTCAGGGCGCACCGTCATTTCGCCGGATCCAAACGCGAATGTGTACGAAGTCGTCGTTCCGGAGTGGGTCGCGAAGCGCCTCACGTTTCCAGAACGCGTCAACCGCGCCAACATCGAAGTACTTCGCGCCGCTGTGCTCAAAGGCTGCAACGACTGGCCTGGGGCGTGCTACGTGAACAAAATCGACGGGAGCAAGTGCAGTCTGCGCTACGCGAACCGGCGCCACGTGGCGGAAAACCTGCAGATCGGCGACGTCGTCGAGCGACATCTGTGCAACGGCGACGTCGTGCTATTCAACCGCCAGCCGTCGCTGCACAGGATGAGCATCATGGCTCACAGAGCCCGCGTGATGCCCTGGCGCACCTTCCGCTTCAACGAATGCGTCTGCTCGCCCTACAACGCGGACTTCGACGGAGACGAGATGAACCTCCACCTGCCGCAGAcccacgaggcgcgcgccgaggccctGTATCTCATGGGCGTCGTCAACAACCTCGTGACCCCCAAGAACGGCGAGCCGCTCATTGCAGCCACGCAGGacttcctctcctcgtcctACATGCTCACCCACAAAGACGTCTTCCTCACGCGCGACCAGTTCTGCCTCACCTGCTCCTACTTCACCGACGGCCTGAGTCAAATCgacctgccgccgccgaccaTCCTGAAGCCCGTCGAACTCTGGACGGGCAAGCAAGTCATCGGTGTTCTCTTGCGTCCCAACAGAAACAGCTTCGTCATGGTCAATTTCCAGCTGAAGGAGCGCGAgttctctgccgcgcgaaTCCCCAAAGGCGAAGCGCCTTTCATGTGCCCCAGCGACGCCTACGTCATTTTCCGACACTCAGAGCTCCTCGCCGGATGCATCGGCAAGAAGGTGCTAGGC GATGCGAAGTTCGGTCTCTTTTTCCACTTGATTCGCGACAACTCCCCCGCGCAAGCAGCGGCATGCATGGGACGCATCGCGAagctctctgcgcgttgGTTTGCGAACCGCGGGATGACGATCGGAATCGACGACGTCTCTCCGAGTCCGTCCTTGttggcggcgaagaaagagatTTTGAATCACGGCTACAACCAGGTCGCGCAAGAAATTCTGATGTACAAGAAAGGCGCGCTTCAGCCGCATCCTGGGTGCACTCTGGAGCAGACGCTCGAAGTCCGCGTGAAGTCCATCCTAGATGACCTGCGTAACGAAGCAGGCAAGGCGTGCAACCGCGTGCTTCACCCGCTCAACAAACCTCTGATCATGTTCAACTCCGGCGCCAAGGGTGCGCTGATCAACATCGCGCAGATGATTGCCTGCGTCGGTCAGCAGAACGTCAGCGGTCAGCGGATACAGAATGGGTTCGTCTCGCGAACGCTCCCGCACTTCCCCCTCAATTGCAAGGACGCGAAATCGAGAGGCTTCGTCGCCAACTCTTTCTACTCGGGATTGCGGCCTGACGAGTTCTTTTTCCACACTATGTCTGGACGAGAGGGACTCGTCGACACTGCGGTCAAAACTGCAGAAACAGGGTATATGCAGAGAAGGCTTATGAAG gcgcttGAAGATCTCTCAATTCGTTACGACAACACAGTGCGGACGAGCGACGGGCAGATAGTCCAGTTTGTGTACGGGGATGATGGGCTGAACCCGGCGATGATGGAGGATAAGAATCAGCCGATGAGTCTCGACAAAGTTTTCCAGCACacctcgtctctgcttcaCATCAAGCCCCTTCActgtcttccgcctcttcctgCTTCGTGTTCGCTTCGGTCggcggcttcttctcttgcgtcttctccgtcttctgATCCACTTCCAGACAGGGTGCTCCCGCCCGATACTGACGACCTTTTGCTGGTGCTGCTCCAGCGGTACGAGCAAATGGACATTCGGCTAGTCGAAGCCTCGCAGCGACAGGCGAGCGGCAACGCCCAGCCTCCGCGAGCCGTGTGTGAgatcttcgcgcgcctcgcggcggctgacGGCGACCTCTCCGCCAGGCGAGCTGAGGACGGCGGAAaggagagaagcgcgcgggAAGACTGGGCAAAGCTGATGAAGCTGCCGCGATCGTACAGGCAGAAGCTTGCGATTCTCCTGCAGACCTCCGCCAGTGGAGCAGGCGCCAGTGCAGCGAGTAGCCGCTTCAGCCAGCAG GTCCGCGGCAATCTGCTAGCCCACGTCGCCGTTTACGAGTGGCTACCGGTCAGGCATCAGCACGTCCCTCTTCTGCCTTACGAGATTCTCCAGTGGAGTTCCTACTTGTTGAGTCGGACCGCGGAGCTCGTGCCGCTGCCCCTGTGTGAGCATCAGAAAGTtgcgctggaggaggcgccgacgcaccAGCAAGGCACCGAACGCGTCAGACTATTTCAGGAGGAGTTGCGCGTTTGGCTCGAGAGCAAAGCTGCACAAGTTGCTGAGTATCGGCGCAACGACCGCGAAGACCCCGGGTTCACAGAGGAGAGCTACGAGCGTTTgctgcgcgcgtggaggcagATGGGCTTCGGTATCGAGAGACGCCAGTGGATTGTGccgacggaggaggaaggactGGCAAAAAGCGAAGTCACGATGAAGCCTCGCGACGAGtctggcgacgacgaaggtgcgcagtcgccgcgcagaggccgaaaCGCAGGATCGCGCAGGCTTCAGGGCCGCACCGAAGTGGAGCAGGAAATGGCGGAATCGTCattcgcagagagaggacgcggggaACCGGGAGACGACACTGGCAGTCATGATGATCTGCTGCCCAAACGCAAGTGGAAATTCAGCAAGCACCAGTGGGTGACCGTCAGGCATATCCTCGAATTCCTCCGGTGCAGTTGGCGCAAATACGTGAAAGCGATCAGCGAGGCCGGAGAGGCTGTTGGAGCCATGGGCGCGCAGTCCATTGGAGAGCCTGGCACGCAGATGACACTAAAGACTTTCCATTTTGCAG GTGTAGCGTCCATGAACGTGACGCTGGGTGTTCCGCGTATCAAGGAAATCATTAATGCCGCGCAAAAGATTCAGACACCTATCATTGAAGTCCCCCTAGTCAACGACGAGGATTACAATTATGCGGTCATGGTGAAGAATCGAATCGAGAAGACGTTGCTATCAGAGTGTTGTTCATACATCAAAGAAGTCTACGCGCCGGATGGCGCATGGCTTGTCGTCAAGCTAGACCAGCAAACGATCCGGAAGCTGTTCCTGGATATCAACGCCCACACG GTGAAAGAAGCAATTCTCAAGCTGCCAGCAGTGAACAAAGTGCGCATAACGAAGAACTCTGTGGAGATCATCAACGAATGGAAAGTGCGAGTGATGCCGCCTGGAGGAAACCAAATCTTCTTTCAGCTTCAAGCTCTAAAAATTG GGTTGCTGAACGTCGTACTGTGTGGTCACAAGGACGTCAAGCGCGGGGTAATCAAGTGTGAGCACATCGACCAGCCGGATGGAACCAAGAAGACGGTTTACGGACTGGCGGTCGAAGGCTACGGGCTGCGCGACGTCATGGGCACTCAAGGTGTCagggcgctgcaggcgacttCCAATCACGTCATGGAAGTGGCTCAG ATTCTCGGTAtcgaagctgcgcgagcagTGATCATCAACGAGATCCGCAAATGCATGGACGCGTACTCCATGGATATCGACTGTCGGCACATGACGCTACTCGGAGACGTTATGACGTTCAG GGGAGAGGTGCTCGGTATCAATCGCTTCGGTATTCAAAAAATGCGTGCTTCCACGCTCATGCTAGCGTCGTTCGAGGAGACAAACGAACATCTGTTCGAGGCCGCGGTTCACCATCGCGCTGACCCTGTGAAGGGCGTCAGCGAGTGCATTATTATGGGAAAGCAGGTCACTCTTGGAACGGGGAGTTTCGATCTGCTCCTCTCGCAGTCTGGAAC GCCCATGGCCAGCGACTATGGTGGCGTGCTTTCGGGATACGGATTTCAGGAGGAGCCGTCCACGTag
- a CDS encoding mediator complex subunit MED7 (encoded by transcript BESB_018240), whose translation MAALNPGNPQQYVTGFPPPPFFYLEYGKPAETEQGRPAEPNATGATSSVNGSLFPSWFSLPEAAQDGVEDEPRRRRERGLLSAWMWGGRPPPEPVKDFWTAFGATYSEAYSEPVLDSDTKLYVYDESGTHEGTEEGDRTESAAPKPAIDLKDEFKRLYSLYVQEALGLLDSLARGGGDGGQANKWRKVVKLHKNLLHILLKLRTFQAEDEVLERLTRQLEKRREAADGLKRGLAAAVSLLDQQNAVAAPQVGEVTHAPEL comes from the coding sequence ATGGCTGCTTTAAACCCGGGGAACCCGCAGCAGTACGTCACCGGCTTCCCGCCGCCACCTTTTTTCTATTTGGAGTATGGCaagccggcggagacagagcagGGCCGTCCTGCCGAGCCGAATGCGACAGGAGCCACCAGCAGTGTGAACGGCTCTTTGTTCCCGAGCTGGTTCTCACTGCCGGAGGCAGCTCAAGACGGTGTGGAGGACGAGCCGCGTAGACGTAGAGAGCGAGGTTTGCTGAGTGCCTGGATGTGGGGGGGAAGGCCCCCGCCAGAACCGGTAAAGGATTTTTGGACCGCATTTGGAGCAACCTACAGTGAGGCATACAGTGAGCCCGTCCTAGATTCTGACACCAAGCTCTACGTCTACGACGAAAGTGGCACGCACGAAGGcacagaggaaggagaccgGACAGAgtccgcagcgccgaagcCAGCCATCGACTTAAAAGACGAATTCAAGCGTTTGTATAGTCTTTACGTGCAAGAGGCCTTGGGGTTGTTGGACTCACTGGCACGCGGAGGTGGAGATGGTGGGCAAGCGAACAAGTGGCGGAAGGTCGTGAAGCTTCACAAGAATTTGTTGCACATTCTTTTGAAACTGCGCACTTTTCAGGCCGAGGACGAAGTGCTGGAAAGGTTGACGCGGCAGCTCGAGAAACGCAGGGAGGCAGCCGACGGTCTTAAGCGAGGTCTCGCAGCTGCAGTGTCGCTGCTAGACCAGCAAAATGCGGTTGCTGCCCCGCAAGTGGGGGAAGTCACTCATGCGCCAGAACTCTAA